cacCACAATATTGAAACTGCTGAGCATTCATTGTGGTGCGTGTTATGCAAAAGTTGAACAAATAGACAACACATGCAAGCACATACAGTcttcttcttatttttttaataataaagaaaaatttaaacataatttcatttaggtacctaaatatattatttttttcttttattaagatttaaaacAATCAATTACCTGTGTTAAAACAGTACAGAGTGTTACAAGCTCTATTACCATTAAATCCACCCCACAGATAAATATTAGATCCAAGATTAATTGCTGTGTGGCCATACCTCATGAACGGTACACATGAGCAGTCTTGATTATTTAGCTCCGGTTTCCACCATTTCAATTTTTCTGGAATTACAAAACTAGCATAATActtgcatattattacattaggaATGAACTAGGGCACGCAGCGCTATAGCCTAGACGTCCTACAACATTTTACCAGTGTCTAGTATATGTATGTCGATCGGCTTGAATTTTGTGTGGTCTACATCGACGCAGTAACCACCAAACGTAAAAATGCTCGTGCCAATCGCGACCGCTGCGTTGCTGACCAGTTTAGGACCACCGGACGTGTGAACCGTCCAATACATATTGTGCGGTATCGTGGAACTAATGGAATCCGTCGACACTCCGCTGGATGAGTTCGAAGAGACCTTTTCTTTGCAGCTGCTTAGCATAGACATAATTGAAAGACAAACAGACTGAACTGTTAATACTGGTGACCAGTCACTAGTAAGaatagataaacataatatattgccaTTACTATACACATGTGGATGAACTGGAATGTTTTGGCCTACAAATgtaacctaaataaaaatataaatgtaaataaattaactattataatatattaaaaaatgtttacttcaGGCGACTCGAAAGGATATTCTGTATCAAATTTGAACCGTAACTGGAACTGTTCTCCATCATATAAACTGCCTATAGGgccttgtatatttataatccaactaaaaaataaaattaaacataagatattattgatattttacgtacaaaacattttttttattaaatacaatttaatttgaaaataatatacctagtcacACTAAGttgttgtatttataaaaatgttaatactcaAATGATagttacattattgaaaatCCAAGTTTGgatttttataatgattgtaattaaatgtttatattttctacaaaactttttatttgatgaaataactttaatttgttGGAATAAATGTTTATCATGTCTGGTGCTGATCTACATATTGAAAAGATATAATTACTCGCCcctaaaatattagattattaactataaattaaataatttggataGTCTAAAggtttagaatattgtagagtatttatataaatctcaATTTCTGTTGCAGAACTAGTAACAAATACATTGATGATAGATCAACATAATAGCCAtaagatcaaaaaaaaattctatattataatacctataccaaaaaacataattaaaccCGATTCATTTTAGAgttaaaataagtacctaggtatatatgaaaactagacattttaataaaattataacaagacACAGATTAcgtaaagtataaacatttgaatactatatattattaaataaatattgattaaacacATAATCAATGATTAATATTACTTACTTTCTAAGATTTTGTTCAGCTTGTACATCTATAGACATACCTGGCGGAGGTTTTTTGGCAAATATTTCAAACTCTTTCATAAGTCTGTTCtatgaaaaaacgaaaaatgataataatttttttatacgataAAGATGTAATTTTCACAATGTATATGGAAATACATACTTCAAATGGAGTTTTCCCTGCCATTTCACGACTATTTCCGACACTAAAATAGTGAAATTAATCTTatgttttagtattaattatcgTGTTGTTTGATCatcaataatttagaaattaatctAAAATACGCCTTATTGGTAGTTTACTAAAATCTATGAAAGggaatgttatatacctactcgaTTAGCGCAACACGAGAGAATCGCGAACCCCTTTCCGGAGCAGGTTATCACAGTTTTTTTATCATCGTAAGTTTGTCATCACTCAATTTAGACTCGTCGATTTCTACAACTTGACCTACACTGTATAATCGTTAATTTTTTTGGGCGAAAATCAGTTAGCAGTGATGCTCACATTGCtaaaacaaaatcgaaaatatccctcgacttgttgTGTAAGACCACCTTGGGTAAGCCTCggagttcaaaaaaaaatccaagttACAAAAAAACGATGAAAATAAAACCGTGATAACCAGCTCCGAAAAAGAGCTCGCGTTGCTTCCGCGATCAGGTTCTATAACCACAACCTAAACTATTTTCTATGAAATTTGTTCCATAGTTTAGTAACCGATTAGTATTCAATCGTAACCGAAAATTTGGAATTAGTAACCTAAATCAAGTACCAGGAAACCCGTTTTTCCCAAACAGGTGCTGGTGTCACGTTATGCCAGCACCCGCACATTGAAATGAGTTATTTAGAAAGTTCAAAACCAAACTAGGTTTTAGTAACCGATTAGTAACGATTCGTAACCGAAAATTTGGAATTCGTAACCTAAACCAAGTACCAGGAAAACCGTTTTTCCCAAACAGGTACTCATATTTTAATCCTTAATATATTCTTCGCatgtattttttatcaagtatatacGATCATATCCTTGATCAAAAGTATTTTgggtagttttttttaacatgaatattttttttttttatcataattttaaatttgtgtacttatttatattatatacatttttttattattatttattatatttcatttttcttaCTGATtacgaaacaaaaatatttaaagaaatgttattaagtattaacgtagttattttttaattccaattaacctatttaatttataattgtattttatatagatattttattttttattcatatttgtttttgataaattaaaaggCTGTTTTTTatgtagtaaattttttttattcaataaaaaaattgaaaaaaaaatactaatttaaaatataataatgaatatataataattcagttgAAATTGTTTACCGTGAACAATAAGCATGGACAAGAATTAAATAATGTCACTAACATAACTGATCTGCAATTAAATGGTATTCCGTCGactactataaagtataaacattccaacatcattttcattttcatttagtaagatagatctccgaaaccggaTAGCGGATTTCgctgtttggggtcttgttagattctcATTGGTTTGGAGAAGTGCATTGacgattttcagaactttatttttaattagttaatttactacagaacattaaaaaaaactaaaacaaattttattggttgttttttgatgtttttcagctttacagctttgtagtgagTTAACGATTGGAGAGTTCTGAAAAttttcactgcacttctcctagccaatgtgaatttA
This genomic window from Metopolophium dirhodum isolate CAU chromosome 1, ASM1992520v1, whole genome shotgun sequence contains:
- the LOC132935979 gene encoding ubiquitin-conjugating enzyme E2 W-like, whose translation is MAGKTPFENRLMKEFEIFAKKPPPGMSIDVQAEQNLRNWIINIQGPIGSLYDGEQFQLRFKFDTEYPFESPEVTFVGQNIPVHPHVYSNGNILCLSILTSDWSPVLTVQSVCLSIMSMLSSCKEKVSSNSSSGVSTDS